A region of Veillonellaceae bacterium DNA encodes the following proteins:
- a CDS encoding IS3 family transposase, producing MLDQIASYLYQGVTITQAAENLHMSRITFRKWVLRYKEEGFKGLRPRQHLSYYSNQMKIQAVKEYLKGGVSMLSVCAKYRISGTLSLKTWIEAYNEHKLTDLVSEGGDPMGKRQQSVKEERVRIVQECIASGCDYNKIAKKYNMSYQTLYTWVKKFKEMGEVGLEDYRGKPIRLQTPRTEEEQLRQENARLLEEQKDLIAEIALLKKKDGDRGKVAFLEGFSLTHLLRDFKAIKEVHEETNISIESLCQLSKVSRAAYYGWLNHIKSGRELLREKVAQEVMKTHQEYPDMGYRRINDWIKKDDNININVSDSLVLRIMRILNIKSVIKYKTDGCTRNAKDPKYIFENLLNRDFDAGVSNARWMTDVTEFKYTTADGVLHKLYLSAIIDGHDRRIVSYVIGDRNNTALAFETMEKALKENPGEHPMIHTDRGFQYTSNGFHKIVEKAGLVHSMSRVGCCADNGLMEGFWGMLKRERYYTRKFTSRKAVVSMINGYIYFYNNKRIQRKLHLLAPMEVFNAAPMAA from the coding sequence ATGTTAGACCAGATTGCTTCATATCTCTATCAGGGTGTTACGATTACCCAGGCAGCTGAAAATCTTCATATGAGCCGCATAACATTCAGGAAATGGGTCCTCCGGTATAAAGAGGAGGGCTTTAAGGGATTGCGGCCCAGGCAGCATTTGTCTTACTACTCCAATCAGATGAAGATCCAGGCCGTAAAGGAATATCTTAAAGGCGGTGTTTCCATGCTTTCCGTCTGTGCCAAATACAGAATTTCCGGCACACTCTCCCTTAAAACATGGATTGAGGCGTATAATGAGCATAAGTTGACAGACCTCGTTTCTGAAGGAGGAGATCCTATGGGCAAACGCCAGCAATCGGTCAAGGAAGAGCGAGTCAGAATCGTTCAGGAGTGCATCGCCAGTGGATGCGATTATAACAAGATAGCCAAGAAGTACAACATGTCCTACCAAACGCTCTACACATGGGTAAAAAAGTTCAAGGAAATGGGCGAAGTTGGTCTTGAGGATTACAGAGGAAAGCCGATCAGGCTCCAAACGCCCCGGACCGAAGAAGAACAGCTGCGTCAGGAGAATGCCAGACTTCTTGAAGAACAGAAGGATCTTATAGCAGAGATTGCCCTGCTAAAAAAAAAAGATGGAGATAGAGGAAAGGTTGCGTTCCTCGAAGGATTCAGCCTTACTCACCTTCTCAGAGATTTTAAAGCCATAAAAGAAGTCCATGAAGAAACCAACATCTCCATAGAAAGTCTCTGCCAACTCTCAAAGGTCTCCCGGGCAGCTTATTACGGATGGCTGAATCATATTAAGAGCGGCCGTGAACTGCTGAGAGAAAAGGTCGCACAGGAGGTCATGAAAACCCATCAGGAATATCCGGATATGGGATACCGCCGGATTAACGATTGGATCAAGAAGGATGACAACATCAATATAAATGTAAGCGACAGTCTGGTTCTTCGTATCATGCGGATACTTAATATTAAGTCCGTGATCAAGTACAAGACCGATGGTTGCACTCGTAACGCAAAGGATCCAAAGTACATTTTTGAAAACCTGCTGAACCGTGACTTTGATGCCGGCGTGTCCAATGCAAGATGGATGACGGATGTCACTGAATTCAAGTACACAACTGCTGATGGAGTTTTGCACAAGTTATATTTAAGCGCGATTATTGACGGCCATGATCGCCGGATTGTCTCTTATGTCATCGGCGACAGGAACAATACTGCACTGGCTTTTGAGACAATGGAAAAGGCACTTAAAGAGAATCCTGGAGAACATCCAATGATTCATACCGACCGCGGATTCCAGTATACAAGCAACGGATTCCATAAGATTGTTGAAAAAGCAGGACTGGTTCACAGCATGTCCCGTGTAGGCTGCTGTGCAGACAACGGTCTGATGGAAGGGTTCTGGGGAATGCTGAAGCGCGAACGTTACTACACACGTAAATTCACCAGCCGTAAAGCAGTGGTAAGCATGATCAACGGCTACATCTACTTCTACAACAACAAACGCATTCAGCGCAAATTACATCTTTTAGCTCCAATGGAAGTATTCAACGCAGCTCCAATGGCTGCATGA
- a CDS encoding YitT family protein: MASLSMSEYRTPLFWKRLAFIIAITILGTFIYSVGVNAFFVPHQFLAGGLTGIAMIIYYLTGIPIGVTNLVLNLPILGLSLKFMGKFYTIITILGTVLLSLFIDLTAFLADYHVVKDPIVAAISGGVVIGVAMGILYRYNSNTGGLDVIGAIIKKYYNLEIGYVVFALNFIIVMASAWIFALEPAICTLIGMYINANLASRIVLGFAQRKAAFIVSDKPLEISDAILRTIHHGATLLYGQGAFSGADKKIIFAIVDLTQVTRVRHLVEDIDPHAFVFLMNTTDVIGRGFTSPLSAGRNIPQSIRYTCDEKGDVVPTRMWQFEMDAEAHPYKGEQTPPKVDQK, from the coding sequence ATGGCATCTCTTTCGATGTCCGAATACCGCACACCGCTCTTCTGGAAACGTCTCGCTTTCATTATAGCGATTACGATTTTAGGCACTTTCATTTATTCCGTCGGCGTCAATGCCTTCTTCGTCCCGCACCAGTTCCTGGCTGGCGGGCTGACAGGTATCGCCATGATCATATACTACCTGACCGGCATACCGATCGGCGTCACGAACCTTGTTCTGAACCTCCCAATCCTTGGCCTTTCCCTGAAATTCATGGGGAAATTTTACACCATCATCACGATACTCGGGACCGTTCTCCTCTCCCTTTTCATCGACCTCACGGCCTTCCTGGCTGACTACCATGTCGTCAAGGACCCGATCGTCGCTGCCATCTCCGGCGGTGTCGTTATCGGCGTCGCCATGGGTATCCTTTACCGTTACAACAGCAACACCGGCGGCCTCGATGTCATCGGTGCCATCATCAAGAAGTACTACAATCTGGAAATCGGCTACGTCGTCTTCGCACTGAATTTCATCATCGTCATGGCCAGTGCATGGATCTTCGCTCTGGAACCAGCCATCTGCACCCTGATCGGCATGTATATCAATGCGAACCTCGCCAGCCGTATCGTCCTCGGTTTTGCTCAGAGAAAAGCAGCCTTCATCGTCTCCGACAAGCCGCTTGAAATCTCTGACGCCATCCTGCGCACCATCCACCACGGCGCGACCCTCCTCTACGGCCAGGGCGCATTCTCCGGCGCTGACAAGAAAATCATCTTCGCCATCGTCGACCTCACCCAGGTCACCCGCGTCCGCCATCTCGTAGAAGACATCGACCCGCACGCCTTCGTCTTCCTCATGAACACCACCGACGTCATCGGAAGAGGCTTCACCAGCCCCCTCTCCGCCGGCCGCAACATCCCCCAGTCCATCCGCTACACCTGCGACGAAAAAGGCGACGTCGTCCCCACCCGCATGTGGCAGTTCGAAATGGACGCAGAAGCCCATCCCTACAAAGGCGAACAAACACCACCCAAAGTCGACCAGAAATAA
- a CDS encoding helix-turn-helix domain-containing protein gives MLDQIASYLYQGVTITQAAENLHMSRITFRKWVLRYKEEGFKGLRPRQHLSYYSNQMKIQAVKEYLKGGVSMLSVCAKYRISGTLSLKTWIEAYNEHKLTDLVSEGGDLMGKRQQSVKEERVRIVQECIASGCDYNKIAKKYNMSYQTLYTWVKKFKEMGEVGLEDYRGKPIRLQTPRTEEERLRQENARLLEEQKDLIAEIALLKKKMEIEERLRSSKDSASLTFSEILKP, from the coding sequence ATGTTAGACCAGATTGCTTCATATCTCTATCAGGGTGTTACGATTACCCAGGCAGCTGAAAATCTTCATATGAGCCGCATAACATTCAGGAAATGGGTCCTCCGGTATAAAGAGGAGGGCTTTAAGGGATTGCGGCCCAGGCAGCATTTGTCTTACTACTCCAATCAGATGAAGATCCAGGCCGTAAAGGAATATCTTAAAGGCGGTGTTTCCATGCTTTCCGTCTGTGCCAAATACAGAATTTCCGGCACACTCTCCCTTAAAACATGGATTGAGGCGTATAATGAGCATAAGTTGACAGACCTCGTTTCTGAAGGAGGAGATCTTATGGGCAAACGCCAGCAATCGGTGAAGGAAGAGCGAGTCAGAATCGTTCAGGAGTGCATCGCCAGTGGATGCGATTACAACAAGATAGCCAAGAAGTACAACATGTCCTACCAAACGCTCTACACATGGGTAAAAAAGTTCAAGGAAATGGGCGAAGTTGGTCTTGAGGATTACAGAGGAAAGCCGATCAGGCTCCAAACGCCCCGGACCGAAGAAGAACGGCTGCGTCAGGAGAATGCCAGACTTCTTGAAGAACAGAAGGATCTTATAGCAGAGATTGCCCTGCTAAAAAAAAAGATGGAGATAGAGGAAAGGTTGCGTTCCTCGAAGGATTCAGCCTCACTCACCTTCTCAGAGATTTTAAAGCCATAA
- a CDS encoding IS3 family transposase, with amino-acid sequence MESLCRLSKVSRAAYYGWLNHIKSGRELLREKVAQEVVKIHQEYPDMGYRRMNDWIKKYSESHLSVSDSLVLRVRRILNIKSVIKYKTDGCTRNAKDPKYIFENLLNRDFDAGVSNARWMTDVTEFKYTTADGVLHKLYLSAIIDGHDRRIISYVIGDRNNTALAFETMEKALKENPGAHPMIHTDRGFQYTSNGFHKIVEKAGLVHSMSRVGCCADNGLMEGFWGMLKRERYYTRKFTSRKAVVSMINGYIYFYNNKRIQRKLHLLAPMEVFNAAPMAA; translated from the coding sequence ATAGAAAGTCTCTGCCGACTCTCAAAGGTCTCCCGGGCAGCTTATTACGGATGGCTGAATCATATTAAGAGCGGCCGTGAACTGCTGAGAGAAAAGGTCGCACAGGAGGTCGTGAAAATCCATCAGGAATATCCGGATATGGGATACCGCCGGATGAACGATTGGATCAAGAAATATAGCGAGAGTCACCTCAGTGTAAGTGACAGTCTGGTTCTTCGTGTCAGGCGGATACTTAATATTAAGTCCGTGATCAAGTACAAGACCGATGGCTGCACCCGTAACGCAAAGGATCCAAAGTACATTTTTGAAAACCTGCTGAACCGTGACTTTGATGCCGGCGTATCCAATGCAAGGTGGATGACGGATGTCACTGAATTCAAGTACACAACTGCTGATGGAGTTTTGCACAAGTTATATTTAAGCGCGATTATTGACGGCCACGATCGTCGGATTATCTCTTATGTCATCGGCGACAGAAACAATACTGCACTGGCTTTTGAGACAATGGAAAAGGCACTTAAAGAGAATCCTGGAGCACATCCAATGATTCATACTGACCGCGGATTCCAGTATACAAGCAACGGATTCCATAAGATCGTTGAAAAAGCAGGACTGGTTCACAGCATGTCCCGCGTAGGCTGCTGTGCAGACAACGGTCTGATGGAAGGGTTCTGGGGAATGCTGAAGCGCGAACGTTACTACACACGTAAATTCACCAGCCGCAAAGCAGTGGTAAGCATGATCAACGGCTACATCTACTTCTACAACAACAAACGCATTCAGCGTAAATTACATCTTTTAGCTCCAATGGAAGTATTCAACGCAGCTCCAATGGCTGCATGA
- a CDS encoding radical SAM protein has translation MPGLFFDDYETPVYRPPSEAESFILRVTRGCAHNHCTYCNMYRGVQFEKLTDEEIMRQIAMAYSVDRDGVRRVFLADGDALVLETERLLKILNTLKKYFPNLERVASYAAPGDILRKSVEELTQLREAGLQILYYGMESGDTQTLRDIRKGVDGPQSIEVGKRVRAAGMQLSIMIILGIAGVPGSERHALATAKAINEIKPTHLSALSLMLYRGSELKDQFERGEFTPLTPAGLMEELKVIIEHLDLPETEHMIFRSNHVSNYIRLAATLPRDKDQLLADIDESIAYLKKQKHWDIYNHDWSKF, from the coding sequence ATGCCAGGATTATTTTTTGACGACTACGAAACCCCAGTTTACCGTCCGCCGAGTGAAGCAGAAAGCTTCATTCTCCGCGTGACTCGTGGATGCGCGCACAACCACTGCACTTACTGCAACATGTACCGCGGCGTCCAGTTTGAAAAACTTACCGATGAAGAAATCATGCGCCAGATCGCCATGGCTTACTCCGTCGACCGCGACGGTGTCCGCCGCGTATTCCTCGCTGACGGCGATGCGCTTGTTCTCGAAACCGAACGTCTTCTGAAAATCCTGAATACGCTCAAGAAATATTTCCCGAACCTGGAAAGAGTCGCATCGTATGCAGCTCCTGGAGATATCCTCAGAAAGTCCGTGGAAGAACTGACCCAGCTTCGTGAAGCAGGCCTGCAGATCCTCTACTACGGCATGGAATCCGGCGATACCCAGACCCTGCGCGATATCCGCAAAGGCGTCGACGGCCCGCAGTCCATCGAAGTCGGCAAACGCGTACGTGCGGCCGGCATGCAGCTTTCCATCATGATCATCCTTGGCATCGCAGGCGTTCCGGGCAGTGAAAGACATGCCCTGGCCACCGCAAAAGCCATCAATGAAATCAAACCGACCCACCTTTCCGCACTCTCCCTCATGCTCTACCGCGGAAGCGAACTGAAGGACCAGTTCGAACGCGGCGAGTTCACACCGCTCACCCCGGCCGGACTCATGGAAGAGCTGAAGGTCATCATCGAGCACCTTGACCTTCCGGAAACGGAACACATGATTTTCAGAAGCAACCACGTTTCCAACTACATCCGCCTCGCAGCCACACTGCCGAGAGACAAGGACCAGCTCCTTGCGGATATCGATGAAAGCATCGCTTACCTGAAGAAGCAGAAGCACTGGGATATCTACAACCACGACTGGAGCAAATTCTAG
- the ispE gene encoding 4-(cytidine 5'-diphospho)-2-C-methyl-D-erythritol kinase: MAGKEVIMITETARAKINLTLWVGRKRPDGYHSIDSVMHSISLSDEITLEKSNEILLTVLEGDAPAGQENLMVRAAEAFFAVTELEGGVFLTLKKRIPSGAGMGGGSADAAAVLRGLSKAYDHPLSKEDLLKVAARIGADVPFCVEGGASRCQGIGEILTPARAWEGLPLVIAMPPLFMPTGPAYQKLDERKELSIDKTEDCLKALEKRDWEGLADSLSNDFELGLFPNSPGLLSAARYVQSFDCPTVMTGSGSAFYLIPESHEEGQWIVEQIHEEKPDWFAQTAETVGRHEL, from the coding sequence ATGGCAGGAAAAGAGGTAATCATGATCACGGAAACAGCGCGCGCGAAAATCAATCTGACGCTTTGGGTCGGGAGGAAGAGGCCGGACGGCTACCACTCGATCGATTCCGTCATGCACAGCATATCGCTCTCAGATGAAATTACACTGGAGAAATCGAATGAGATCCTCCTGACAGTCCTCGAAGGCGATGCGCCGGCAGGACAGGAAAACCTCATGGTCCGCGCCGCTGAAGCATTCTTTGCCGTGACAGAACTAGAAGGAGGCGTCTTCCTGACGCTGAAGAAACGCATCCCTTCAGGAGCCGGCATGGGAGGGGGCTCTGCGGATGCAGCCGCCGTCCTTCGCGGGCTTTCCAAAGCCTATGACCATCCGCTCAGCAAGGAAGATCTCCTCAAGGTCGCAGCCAGGATCGGTGCCGACGTTCCCTTCTGCGTAGAAGGAGGAGCATCCCGCTGTCAGGGCATCGGGGAAATCCTGACGCCGGCCAGAGCCTGGGAAGGCCTCCCGCTCGTCATCGCCATGCCGCCGCTCTTCATGCCGACCGGTCCTGCCTACCAGAAGCTCGATGAAAGAAAAGAACTCAGCATCGACAAGACAGAAGACTGCCTCAAAGCACTCGAAAAAAGAGACTGGGAAGGCCTCGCCGATTCCCTCTCCAACGACTTCGAGCTCGGCCTCTTCCCGAATTCTCCGGGACTCCTCTCGGCAGCCCGCTACGTCCAGAGCTTCGACTGCCCCACCGTCATGACAGGCTCAGGCTCTGCCTTCTACCTCATTCCCGAAAGCCACGAAGAAGGACAGTGGATCGTCGAACAGATCCACGAAGAAAAACCAGACTGGTTCGCCCAGACAGCAGAAACCGTTGGAAGACATGAATTATAA
- a CDS encoding MerR family transcriptional regulator codes for MSYTIQQVSKMTRIPATTLRYYDKEGLLPFLERTESGYRRFSDVDLASLQIVQCLKGAGLSIEEIRQFSEWVHEGDSTLQKRLELFLRRKEEMEKQIEEWKKILDVINYKCEYYQKAVEAGTEKHLFAKDKLPHADEFITAAPSLANPQPSEN; via the coding sequence ATGTCATATACCATCCAGCAAGTTTCCAAAATGACGCGCATCCCGGCGACGACGCTCCGTTATTATGACAAGGAAGGCCTTCTCCCCTTCCTCGAAAGGACCGAGTCTGGATACCGCCGCTTCTCCGACGTCGACCTCGCCTCTCTCCAGATCGTCCAGTGCCTCAAGGGCGCAGGGCTTTCCATCGAGGAAATCCGCCAGTTCTCCGAATGGGTCCACGAAGGCGACAGCACGCTTCAGAAACGTCTCGAACTTTTCCTTCGCCGCAAGGAGGAAATGGAAAAGCAGATCGAGGAATGGAAGAAAATCCTCGACGTCATCAATTACAAATGCGAGTATTACCAAAAGGCTGTCGAAGCAGGAACGGAGAAGCATCTCTTCGCCAAGGATAAACTCCCCCACGCGGATGAATTCATCACAGCCGCGCCCTCTTTGGCAAATCCGCAGCCATCTGAAAATTGA
- a CDS encoding alpha/beta hydrolase — MNKKMMKRALTLAAFGLLMAGGMMNASAMDRAPVVPSKAPAETIDASKLLNAWDKTFPEDARVSHKKVTFHNRYGITLVGDLYTPKDMKPGEKLDAIAVAGPYGAVKEQVSGRYAQELAARGFLTLAFDPSYTGESGGQPRNTTSPDIDTEDFLAAVDYLSNRPDVDPQKIGVLGICGWGGFAINAASMDLRIKATVTSTMYDMSRVIANGYFDYDKTPEQIKAERKALREMVSAQRTLDYKNGTYKMAGGVPETVTPDMPEFVRNYHDFYQTKRGYSPRSFGSTTGATLSSLPDFAGMPINIYADEIETPVLLIHGEKAHSRYFSEDIYKKMKGNNKELLIIPGAVHTDLYDHMDVIPFARIAEFFKTNLK; from the coding sequence ATGAATAAGAAAATGATGAAACGCGCTCTTACGCTCGCTGCATTCGGACTTCTCATGGCTGGCGGCATGATGAATGCCTCTGCTATGGACCGCGCGCCCGTAGTACCATCTAAAGCGCCGGCTGAAACGATCGACGCTTCGAAGCTTTTGAACGCATGGGACAAGACATTTCCTGAAGATGCAAGGGTGAGCCATAAGAAAGTGACCTTCCACAACAGATACGGCATCACTCTTGTCGGCGACCTTTATACGCCAAAGGACATGAAACCGGGTGAAAAGCTGGATGCCATTGCCGTGGCCGGCCCGTACGGCGCCGTGAAGGAACAGGTTTCCGGACGCTATGCACAGGAACTGGCGGCCCGCGGTTTCCTGACACTCGCCTTCGACCCGTCTTACACAGGGGAATCTGGCGGACAGCCGAGAAACACCACATCCCCGGACATTGATACCGAAGATTTCCTGGCAGCTGTCGATTACCTGTCCAACAGGCCCGACGTCGATCCGCAGAAAATCGGCGTTCTCGGCATCTGCGGCTGGGGCGGCTTTGCCATCAATGCGGCATCCATGGACCTAAGAATCAAAGCAACCGTGACATCCACCATGTACGACATGAGCCGCGTCATCGCCAACGGCTACTTCGACTACGATAAGACGCCGGAACAGATCAAAGCAGAAAGAAAGGCCCTTCGTGAAATGGTCAGCGCGCAGAGAACGCTCGACTACAAGAACGGCACCTACAAAATGGCAGGCGGCGTCCCGGAAACCGTCACTCCGGACATGCCTGAATTCGTCAGAAACTACCACGACTTCTACCAGACAAAGAGAGGCTACAGCCCGAGATCTTTCGGCTCCACCACAGGCGCAACACTGAGCTCCCTCCCGGACTTCGCCGGCATGCCGATCAATATCTACGCCGATGAAATCGAGACACCGGTCCTCCTCATCCATGGAGAAAAAGCCCATTCCCGCTACTTCAGCGAAGACATCTACAAGAAGATGAAAGGAAATAACAAAGAACTCCTCATCATTCCTGGCGCCGTCCACACCGACCTCTACGATCATATGGACGTCATCCCGTTCGCCAGGATTGCAGAATTCTTCAAGACAAACTTGAAATAA